In the Treponema maltophilum ATCC 51939 genome, ATCCTTTTTCCGCGGCAAGCGCGGCGCTCGCTTTTACGGCGGCTTTATTTATGCGTTCAAAAAGCGTGTCGGCAAAGGCGAGGTGCGCTTCGCTTTCCCATGCGATGCCTTTTTTTGCCAAAATGTGGTGGTAGCCGCTCACGCCGAGGCCGATCGACCGGTAGCGTTTGTTCGTAATTTCGGCATAGGGAAGCGGGTAAAAATTCAGGTCGATAACATTATCCAGGGCGCGCACCGCACATTCGGTAATATGTTCGAGTTCGCCTTCCGTATCCGTGTCGATATTGCCCAGCACGAGCGAAGCAAGATTGCATACGACAAAATCGCCCGGCGCGGTCGTTTCGACGACAAGCGTATCGCCGTTTTCGTCTTTTACTTCGCGCGTAACGAATTCGATGCCGCTCATATTTTGCGCGATTTCCGTACATAAATTCGAGCAATAAATAATGCCTTTGTGCGCGTTCGGATTTGCGCGGTTTACCGTATCGCGGAAAAAGGCGAACGGCGTTCCCGTTTCGACTGCCGACTTTAAAATAAGGCGCACAAGATCTTTAACGGGAATCGTCCGCTTGTGAATGCGGTTGTCGTTTACGCAGTCGATATAGCGCTTTTCCCATTCTTCACCGTAAAAATCTTCGAGCGCATAGCCTTTTACGCGCAGCACTTCGTAGGGGCACAAAAGATGCCACTGTGCGTCTATATTTTCTTTTGCCGTTTTCCAAAACAAATCGGGATAGCAGACTGCGGGAAACACGTCGTGCGCTTTCATCCTGTCGTCGCCGTTATTTGTGCGCAGCTGTAAAAATTCGGGAATATCCCTGTGCCACACGTCGAGATAGACGGCGACCGAACCTTGACGCACGCCCAGCTGGTCTACGGCGACGGCCGTATCGTTTGCGAGTTTTATCCAACGGATAACGCCGCCCGCCGCGCCTTGAAAACCTCTGATAGCCGAACCGGATGCGCGTACCTTACCGAAATACAGACCCATACCGCCGCCGAATTTCGATACTTGAGCGAAATTGCTTATCGAGCGGTAAATACCTTCGAGCGAATCGGGGACGGTGTCTATAAAGCAGGACGAAAGCTGGTGGTAGGGCTTGCGCGCGTTGGACAAGGTCGGCGTTGCAACGGTTACCTGCAGCTTACTCAGCATGCGGTAAAAACGCAGTACCCAGCCGGTTCTGTCTGTTTTTTCGTTCATCGCCAAATGCATGGCGATTCCCATAAACATTTCCTGCGGCGTTTCAAGCGGCACGTTTGCCGTCGTGCGGATAAGATAGCGGCGTATAAGTAAATCGAGCGAACTGTAGGTCAATAAAAAATTGCGGTTTTCCTCTCCCGAATCGCAGCTTGCTATCGTTTCAGCGAACGAATCGATTTCGGCCTTCGAATAGTGTTCCGAAATATACGAGCCGTACAAACCTTCCTGCGTTAAATAGCGGATTTTTTCATAAAAACTTTGAATGCCGAGCCGCTCAAGATGAGCTTTCAGTTTTATGCGGAACTCAACCATCAAAAAGCGCGATGCGATATATTCCCAGCGGGGCGCTTCCTGCGTCGTCATTTCAACCGCCGCGCGGATAAGAGCGCTTAAAGCGTCCGCGTCGGACACGCCTTCTTTTTTGAACGCCGAATACTTGTGATACAAGGCGTCGAGCGAATATTCTTCTTCGGGAAAATCTTTTTGAACCGATTTTAATTCGCCGTCCAAATCGAGGGAAGAAAACGTATCGGTTATTCTTTTGCGCGCCGAGCGCTTTTTTGCCCGGCTTTCGCGGTACAAAATAAAACTTTTAACTTCGGCCGGATAATTGTGCTTTATAAGGGTTTTTTCGACCAAATCCTGTATCGTTTCGATATGGATTTCGTTTCCGGCCGCGTGCAGCCGTTTTAATTCTTCTTCAATTTCCGCGGTTAACCGCTCTACCGCGCCGGTGTCTGTTCCGACGCTTTTAAAGGCTGCAGCCATTGCGTCGGCAATTTTTATACTTCTAAAGGCTTCTTTTTTCCCCGTGCGTTTAATAATTTCCATTGATTTCCCACCCCGATTAAAGAAGCGCATTCCGCCGGCAGAACTTTTCCGCCTGCTCTTTACGCTTCACGCTATTTGTTGTTCTTTATACAAAACTGTATTTAGTATAAACTTCAAAACAATAAAAAGCAAGAGCCCGCATTGACAGCGGCTTAGACTATGATATACTAAATCTCGCCGATAATACGATATAGAGGAATCAATCAAATTGGGTTGGAAAATATAGAATGAATTTAACCGAATATATAAAAGAAAATATGGCGGTAATTCCTGAAGGGAATGAGTTAATCAGGGATTTTGTCGATCCGATTAAGTGGCTGAGTTCGGATTATAAAATGTCCATTCCCGGAACAAATAAAGAAAAAATTGTTAGACAAAAATCAGTGTCCGTTCAATCATTTTTATTGCTTAAAACCCCCGTAACCAATGAACTGTACCATTTTGTAATGGAGACTGACTGTGATATTCAAAGAAAAGCTTTTCCTGTGGTAAATGTAAGTTGGATAGATGCTATCAAATTTTGTAATAAACTTTCCGAAAAGCTCGGATTGGAAAAATCTTATGTGTGGAACCCTGTTTCGGAATATATCACGGTTGATGATTCAAAAAACGGATTTCGGCTGCCGACAGATGCACAATGGCAATATGCATGCAGAGGAAACTCGAAAGGATATCGATACGGCGATATCAATGAAATTGCATGGTTCAAAGAAAATTCGGGCGGACAATCCCATGAAGTGAAGATGAAGAAGGAAAATGACTTCGGGCTTTTCGATATGATCGGCAATGTCTGGGAGTGGTGTTTTGATTTATACGACGAAGAGCGATACAGGAACTATCGTATTTTCAGAGGCGGGAGCTTTGCAAGCGAAGAAAGAGCCTGCGGTGCTACTTCAAGAAAGAAGACTTTCCCGGAATTCAGAATCGATGATTTGGGGTTTAGAATCGCAAAAAACAATTCGGCGGGAATGGAGTGAAAACGACAAAAGAAGGCAAGGGGGATTTTAAAGAGATTTTGTGCATAATTGACAGCGGCTTAGACTATGATATTCATTTGAAGAAAATTCGGACGGAAAATTGTACAAAGTAAAAAGAAAGGTAAAAAAAGGAAAATCTGTGATTGACATACCTGTATTCCAGTGCTAGAATACAGGTATGAAAACATCATTAACGGAAGAATTGATATTAGGGATTCTTTCAGAGCATTCGGAGCATGGATACAATATTGAAAAAATCATTGAAACACGAGGTATGAGAAAGTGGACGGACATAGGTTTTTCATCAATATATTATGTGCTTGATAAGCTTGAAAAGAAAGGCTTGGCTTCCGGTAAAAATGCTAATGGAAAGGAGAAAAAAGAGTATTCGATAACGGAATTCGGCTTAAATGTCCTGAGAGAAAAAACAAAAAAACGCATTGAAGAACGGATGCCGGCAAATACGCATCTTATGACAGGTCTGGCAAATAGTACCGTATTAGATGGTGTTGAAGTTGCGGATTCATTACTCAAAAGGAAAATTCGGTTAGAACGGGATTTAATAAATCTTAAAGAGAAAGCAAAGGAAAAAAACACGGCTGCTCGTTCCGCCGCACGATTGTTCGGCTTAAGCGAAAGGCTGATTTTGGCAGAACTTGAATGGTTAAATGAAGAAATGGGAGAAGTGAAAAAATGAAATTGGATATTAAGCCTTTTATAGGACAGCATTGCGAGTCCACCGCAACAGGAACTCTCTTAAATCAGCTTGGAATTGAACTGAGTGAACCGATGATCTTCGGGTTAGGTGAGGGCTTGGGTTTTATCATATGGAATATGAAGACTATGGATTTTCCGTTTATCGGGGGCCGCATTAAACAGGATTTGTTGACACAAAATATCGCCAAAAACTTGAATTTGAAATTAACTGTGAACGAAACATCTTCAAAGAAAAAAGCATGGGAAGAAGTGAAAAAATTATTGGATAAGGGTCAGGCGGTAGGACTTAAACTCGATTGCTATCATCTTGAATATTTTTCAAATCCGATCCATTTTGCGGGACACTATGTTGCAATCATCGGCTATGATGACGAAAAAGCAATCTTGGTTGATACGGCTCAGCAAGGAACGGTTACGAGTACGTCGCTTAAAAGTTTGGAATCCGCGCGCAGTGAAAAAGGTGCGATGGCTTCAAAGAATCTGTATTATACCATCGACAAAGAAAAAAACATTCCCGCACTTAAAGACGCCGTAACGGTTGCAATAAAAAACAATGCTCAAATATATCTTAATCCGCCGATTAAAAATTTAGCATACAAAGGCATAGAAAAAACGAGCGATATCATTATCAAATGGTACGACGATTCAAAGAATGTTCAAGAAGAATTCGGTACTACTGCGATGTTGATGGAACGAGCCGGAACAGGGGGGTCTATTTTCAGAAACATATACAGAGACTTTTTGAAAGAAGCTTATGAACTGACGGGGGACAAAATCATTGAGCGGGGCTATTTAAAATTCATCCGAATTGCATCGGATTGGGCGGAGATAATTTCCATCCTTGAGAAAATATCCGAAACGCAAGAAAGAAGCTATGTTTTGGAAGTTTCAAAAAGATTAAAAAATATTGCGCGGGAAGAAAAAGAAGCGATGGAATTACTTTATTTTCCCGCGATTTGATAATAAAAGGCTGCAAGTTCGGTTCGGGTCATCAGTTTAGGAACGGGATAAAGCGGGTTTGCTTCTTTTTCGGCATGGCGGGACAAAAGCGGAATGTCCGCTTCTTTTATGCCCGCAATTTTATCGGGAATGTTCATACGCGCATTCAAGTCTTTTATCGTTTGTATAAACAATTCGGCACCTTTTTTCCGGCCATCCCGCTCCGTACAAATACCGGATGCCAAGGCCATTTTATACAATTTTTTGTGAACGGTTTTACCGTAGGCTTCCAAAACATAGGGCATGATTACGGCATTGGCTAAGCCGTGGGGTGTTCCGTAAAAGCCGCCGAGGGAATGGGCGACGGCGTGGATGTAGCCCACATAAGACTTTGAAAACGCAAGCCCCGCCTTGTGGGCCGCATGGAGCATATTTTCTCTTGCCCGGTGATTTGAGCCGTCTTTGTATGCCGCTTCAACATTTTCAAAAACAAGCCGTGCGGCTTCCAATGCAAGCGCCCTTGTTTCCTTTGTGGTCGAACGGCCGAT is a window encoding:
- a CDS encoding ribonucleoside-diphosphate reductase subunit alpha, yielding MEIIKRTGKKEAFRSIKIADAMAAAFKSVGTDTGAVERLTAEIEEELKRLHAAGNEIHIETIQDLVEKTLIKHNYPAEVKSFILYRESRAKKRSARKRITDTFSSLDLDGELKSVQKDFPEEEYSLDALYHKYSAFKKEGVSDADALSALIRAAVEMTTQEAPRWEYIASRFLMVEFRIKLKAHLERLGIQSFYEKIRYLTQEGLYGSYISEHYSKAEIDSFAETIASCDSGEENRNFLLTYSSLDLLIRRYLIRTTANVPLETPQEMFMGIAMHLAMNEKTDRTGWVLRFYRMLSKLQVTVATPTLSNARKPYHQLSSCFIDTVPDSLEGIYRSISNFAQVSKFGGGMGLYFGKVRASGSAIRGFQGAAGGVIRWIKLANDTAVAVDQLGVRQGSVAVYLDVWHRDIPEFLQLRTNNGDDRMKAHDVFPAVCYPDLFWKTAKENIDAQWHLLCPYEVLRVKGYALEDFYGEEWEKRYIDCVNDNRIHKRTIPVKDLVRLILKSAVETGTPFAFFRDTVNRANPNAHKGIIYCSNLCTEIAQNMSGIEFVTREVKDENGDTLVVETTAPGDFVVCNLASLVLGNIDTDTEGELEHITECAVRALDNVIDLNFYPLPYAEITNKRYRSIGLGVSGYHHILAKKGIAWESEAHLAFADTLFERINKAAVKASAALAAEKGSYAFFAGSDWQTGAYFEKRGYTGSEWRTIKEKAAQGMRNAYIMAVAPTSSTSIIAGTTAGTDPVMNRYFLEEKKGSIMPRVAPDLNARSFWLYKSAHTVDQSWSLRAAGVRQRHIDQAQSVNLYITNSFTLKQVLDLYILAWEAGVKSIYYVRSKSLEVEECESCAG
- a CDS encoding formylglycine-generating enzyme family protein; protein product: MNLTEYIKENMAVIPEGNELIRDFVDPIKWLSSDYKMSIPGTNKEKIVRQKSVSVQSFLLLKTPVTNELYHFVMETDCDIQRKAFPVVNVSWIDAIKFCNKLSEKLGLEKSYVWNPVSEYITVDDSKNGFRLPTDAQWQYACRGNSKGYRYGDINEIAWFKENSGGQSHEVKMKKENDFGLFDMIGNVWEWCFDLYDEERYRNYRIFRGGSFASEERACGATSRKKTFPEFRIDDLGFRIAKNNSAGME
- a CDS encoding PadR family transcriptional regulator gives rise to the protein MKTSLTEELILGILSEHSEHGYNIEKIIETRGMRKWTDIGFSSIYYVLDKLEKKGLASGKNANGKEKKEYSITEFGLNVLREKTKKRIEERMPANTHLMTGLANSTVLDGVEVADSLLKRKIRLERDLINLKEKAKEKNTAARSAARLFGLSERLILAELEWLNEEMGEVKK
- a CDS encoding BtrH N-terminal domain-containing protein; translated protein: MKLDIKPFIGQHCESTATGTLLNQLGIELSEPMIFGLGEGLGFIIWNMKTMDFPFIGGRIKQDLLTQNIAKNLNLKLTVNETSSKKKAWEEVKKLLDKGQAVGLKLDCYHLEYFSNPIHFAGHYVAIIGYDDEKAILVDTAQQGTVTSTSLKSLESARSEKGAMASKNLYYTIDKEKNIPALKDAVTVAIKNNAQIYLNPPIKNLAYKGIEKTSDIIIKWYDDSKNVQEEFGTTAMLMERAGTGGSIFRNIYRDFLKEAYELTGDKIIERGYLKFIRIASDWAEIISILEKISETQERSYVLEVSKRLKNIAREEKEAMELLYFPAI